AGAGAAATCGCAAATCATATACAGTGCCATTAGGAGCTTCCGAATCCTTGAATTCCTCAGGCCAGATGAACATCGGTGCACGACCGTTAAACCAATTATCTTTCCAGAAGAATGTCTCCGTGCCTGCAACGACCTCATGATGAACACATCCCCTAAAAGCAGGCAAGCTGTTCAACACCCCTTTCCAAAAAAAGGATATCCTGCCCGTTTGCCTTGGAAACATATTCCAGCGGGATAGATTGTAATTAAACTGAATGATATCCGCCCCACACCACGATGGATCTTTCataaatttccaccaccacttactCAGAAGCGCCTGATTGAAGCTCGAGAGGTCTACGATACCCCAAACCACCTTGGTCACGCGATCGGCAAAGATTTTGCCAACCCACCAGCCTACAGCTCGGGTGGTCAATGTCCGGTCCAGACCAGAGAAAGTCCCTTCTAATCCGGTTGATCGCCTTGATGACCTAACCCGTAAGCCGAAAAAGCGACATCCAATAAGTAGGGATCGCTGATAAACCGAGTTTACCAACGTGAGTCGTCCCCCCAAGGATAGATGCCGCATATTCCAAGAGGACACCCTCCTCCTGATTTTTGCCATTAGACCCTCCCAGTCTTGTTTCCTTGGCCTTCTACCAGAGATTGGAATACCCAGATACATAACCAGAAGCAAACCCCGACCACAGCTTAAAGTGTCCGCAGCCTCCCTAGCCGAGAGTTCCCCCGTCGTGATCGAATAAAGacaagtttttgaaaaatttgccTCTAAGCTTGATAAaccttcaaaaatatataatataagctTAACGATCCTCAAATCTTCTAGGCCACCCGTAGTCAACACCAGCAGGTCGTCCGCATAATGCAGATTACATTTGCTACCCCAAGCCCCAAGGGGTACACCCACCAAAATCCTAGATCTTAGAGCATTTGAAAACATCGTACTTAGCACATCTGTGACTAACACGAACAAAAGGGGAAAAAGCGGATCTCCCTGCCGAAGACCACTAAGATATCGAACATAACCATTTGGAGATCCGTTCACCAGGATGGTAGCCTTGGAAGAGAGTAATATGCATTTGATCCACCCAATCCATTGGTCGTCGAAGCCCCTAGCTTTTAGCAGATCCAAGAGAAAGTCCCAATCAACACGATCAAAAGCTTTGGAGAAATCAACTTTCAGAATGTGCCCAGGTAATTTCCGCCTGTGAATGCTAAAAATAAGTTCCTCTGCCGTTGCTATATTATCCAATATGCAACGCCCTTTCAGAAACGCAGATTGCTCAGCATCCACAAGGGAATTAATCATATTGCTAAGACGCGCCGCTAACAGCTTGGAGATAATTTTCAAGGATGCATTAATTAAGCTGATAGGTCTGTAATTGCTCGGGGACTCAGGCGAATCAATCTTAGGGATAAGAACAATATTGGCCCAGTTGATCCTTTCCAAGTTGACTCTATTCCAGTAAAAGTCCTCATAGAGTTGGCAGAGATCAGATTTAATCGTATCCCAGAACTATTTAAAGAAACTCAACAGGAAGCCGTCAGGACCAGACGCTTTATCCCCCCAGCTCGAAGACAGCTTTTTTAATCTCCTCTACCGAAAAGGGAATTTCCAGGGTTGATAGGTCAATGGATGACTTGAAGTTAAAGAGTTTCTGGAAGTCAATCTTGAATCTGCTGTGGCGCTTGCTGCCAAACAGCTGCTTGAAGTGCTTAGTGAAAGCTTTCCCAATATCCCGCGAGTCCACAAGCATTGTACCACCTAGAGAGAGACAAGGAATAAAATTCCGATTCTTGCGGCCGTTGGCCGCTGCATGGAAAAACCTCGTATTTTCGTCCCCTTCCTGCAACCATTGCAGTCTCAAGCGTTGCTTCCAGTAAATTTCCTCTTGATTCTGAATCTTCGGAATCTTCCCTAAGAGCTCCTGCTCCTTCCGGGCCTCCACAACAGTCAACTTCCTAGATTCCTTTGCAATATCCCACACCTCCGCCTCCTGCAGTAAAGCAAGTTTCTTCAGTTTGATCGAACCAAAGCTAAATTTTGCCCACTGACGCAGGTGTGCCCGAACGTGGGCAAGCTTTTTAGAGAAGACAAAAGCCCCGCAACCAACCGGTGTATGCTCTGTCCACCATTGATGTACCATCTCATAAAATCCCTCAGTAGTGGACCACACAATCTCATACCGAAATGGTCTTAGTCTAGCTGAGTGAAGGCCCACTTCTAGTCGGATTGGGACATGATCAGAACCGAGTCGAGGAAGACTGGTTTGAGAGACTCTCGGGAACCGATCTAAACAGACCCCATTGACcaggaagcgatcaagtttaaCCCAAATTGGGTCCTCTTGCCCGTTTGTCCAAGTGAACTTCCTACCCACGGAGGGTGGCTCATATAAATTCAAATCCTCACGGAGTGTAAATTATTCATTTGACCTctcactaatatatatatttgggtatattgatataacaatatattaatatattaaataaatttaaatatattgatgttaaaataattaacaattaattataattatcatataataattatattaaataaatatttatttcaaatataagctataaaataattaataagtaatttaaataattaattataataattaaaaattatttaaaatattttataaacaacaaaatttatttatttatattaagggcataaaagtactttacatcat
Above is a window of Dioscorea cayenensis subsp. rotundata cultivar TDr96_F1 unplaced genomic scaffold, TDr96_F1_v2_PseudoChromosome.rev07_lg8_w22 25.fasta BLBR01001573.1, whole genome shotgun sequence DNA encoding:
- the LOC120256716 gene encoding uncharacterized protein LOC120256716, with product MVHQWWTEHTPVGCGAFVFSKKLAHVRAHLRQWAKFSFGSIKLKKLALLQEAEVWDIAKESRKLTVVEARKEQELLGKIPKIQNQEEIYWKQRLRLQWLQEGDENTRFFHAAANGRKNRNFIPCLSLGGTMLVDSRDIGKAFTKHFKQLFGSKRHSRFKIDFQKLFNFKSSIDLSTLEIPFSFWDTIKSDLCQLYEDFYWNRVNLERINWANIVLIPKIDSPESPSNYRPISLINASLKIISKLLAARLSNMINSLVDAEQSAFLKGRCILDNIATAEELIFSIHRRKLPGHILKVDFSKAFDRVDWDFLLDLLKARGFDDQWIGWIKCILLSSKATILVNGSPNGYVRYLSGLRQGDPLFPLLFVLVTDVLSTMFSNALRSRILVGVPLGAWGSKCNLHYADDLLVLTTGGLEDLRIVKLILYIFEGLSSLEANFSKTCLYSITTGELSAREAADTLSCGRGLLLVMYLGIPISGRRPRKQDWEGLMAKIRRRVSSWNMRHLSLGGRLTLVNSVYQRSLLIGCRFFGLRVRSSRRSTGLEGTFSGLDRTLTTRAVGWWVGKIFADRVTKVVWGIVDLSSFNQALLSKWWWKFMKDPSWCGADIIQFNYNLSRWNMFPRQTGRISFFWKGVLNSLPAFRGCVHHEVVAGTETFFWKDNWSCTLNLGGDSLIYRDRLRAPVSLLGDNKRWILTGNGAFTVKSLYNFLNDGGLRCPIAKFFWRKPCPEKVNLFNWLAWKNRILTMEVLAKRRCNKLPTATCVMCNSAIETIDHIFLHCNVARQVWQYFVRILRLPDPPGFLQEVWGTWRLSVRSNCKDVDDLVVKAVVWIIWLTRNETIFNANCMSLNTLILRIDRLLLSWFDSVEKAAREKMEDSTSELHQSLEYFESRGVEAGVASTPAPDGLRAKLDDPIVSIRRSLEFVGPRVEGMEAIPTLEVDLGGGEE